In bacterium, a genomic segment contains:
- a CDS encoding acyltransferase — translation MKKEQKLYFSHGDGKIKRDKIKKVGKNVIFEKGVLIFHPENIEIGNNVYIGHYTILHSYYKSLMKIGNNVWIGPHSFFHSAGGLIIKDNVGIGPKVIIITSQHNLSFLDIPIIEAPVEFAPVEIEENSDIGAGSIILPGVKIGKGVVIGAGAVVTKNIPPFEIWAGVPAKKIKERK, via the coding sequence ATGAAAAAGGAACAAAAACTTTATTTCTCACATGGTGACGGTAAAATTAAAAGAGATAAAATAAAAAAAGTTGGGAAAAATGTAATTTTTGAAAAAGGAGTATTAATTTTCCATCCTGAGAATATAGAAATTGGAAATAATGTTTACATAGGACATTATACAATTTTACATAGTTATTATAAAAGTTTAATGAAAATAGGAAATAATGTATGGATTGGCCCCCACTCTTTTTTTCATAGTGCTGGTGGTTTGATAATTAAAGATAATGTTGGAATTGGTCCAAAAGTTATTATCATAACTTCCCAGCATAATCTATCTTTTCTTGATATTCCTATAATTGAAGCACCTGTTGAATTTGCTCCTGTGGAAATAGAAGAAAATTCTGATATTGGCGCTGGCTCTATAATTTTACCAGGTGTGAAAATTGGAAAAGGAGTAGTTATAGGAGCAGGTGCAGTTGTAACAAAAAATATCCCTCCTTTTGAGATTTGGGCAGGAGTTCCGGCAAAAAAAATAAAGGAAAGAAAATGA
- a CDS encoding radical SAM protein, giving the protein MRLTNKTSEHIKRKMGSAFIYKIYKRRQLLDKVPYAMNIEITTRCNLKCWMCPRPKHKNVKSGDIDFYLFKKTVDEMTHLLTKKTTFTPVGLGEPLFYNKLLEAIEYLKIKCPNVPIHIDTNATLLDEEKSEMLCRLLCKNDRILFSLNAGSRNTYEWMMGVDKFDLVVSNIKNFLEIREKIGKGPRVIIQIMDTKKTASEIEGFKNFWKYFIGPSDSIYVRPLLNWGGKIETKDICTQVKRKRYPCLSPWIAVVIDINGNVYPCCEALSTRENGNLLLGNIQRNSLLEIYSQDKIRQIRENMLNNQNSISECSNCDFWSFYSNIWFNMKGRWR; this is encoded by the coding sequence ATGAGATTAACAAATAAGACATCAGAGCATATTAAACGAAAAATGGGCTCGGCGTTTATATATAAGATATACAAAAGGAGACAGTTACTTGATAAGGTCCCATACGCAATGAATATTGAAATAACAACAAGGTGTAATCTGAAATGTTGGATGTGTCCTCGTCCAAAACACAAAAATGTTAAATCTGGAGATATAGACTTTTATCTTTTTAAGAAAACGGTTGATGAAATGACACACTTGCTAACGAAAAAAACTACTTTCACGCCTGTAGGTCTTGGAGAGCCATTGTTTTATAATAAATTACTCGAGGCAATAGAATATCTAAAGATAAAATGTCCAAATGTTCCAATTCATATAGATACAAATGCAACACTTTTAGATGAAGAAAAATCTGAAATGCTTTGCAGATTACTCTGTAAAAATGATAGGATTCTATTTAGCCTAAACGCAGGTAGTCGTAACACTTATGAGTGGATGATGGGAGTAGATAAGTTTGACTTGGTGGTAAGTAACATAAAAAACTTTTTGGAAATTCGGGAAAAAATAGGAAAGGGACCTAGGGTGATTATCCAAATAATGGATACAAAAAAGACTGCTTCCGAAATTGAAGGATTTAAAAATTTCTGGAAATATTTTATTGGTCCAAGTGACAGTATTTATGTTAGACCGCTTCTAAACTGGGGGGGTAAAATAGAAACAAAAGATATTTGTACCCAAGTGAAAAGGAAAAGATATCCCTGCCTCAGCCCATGGATAGCTGTTGTCATAGATATTAATGGAAATGTCTATCCCTGCTGTGAGGCTCTTTCAACAAGAGAAAATGGTAATTTATTATTAGGAAATATCCAAAGAAATTCTCTGCTGGAAATTTATTCACAAGACAAAATAAGGCAAATTCGGGAGAATATGTTAAATAACCAAAATAGTATTTCTGAATGTTCAAATTGCGATTTTTGGAGTTTTTATTCAAATATTTGGTTTAACATGAAAGGAAGGTGGAGATGA
- a CDS encoding DegT/DnrJ/EryC1/StrS family aminotransferase, which translates to GSFGDLGCFSFHPRKVITTGEGGIITTNNDELDDKLRKLRNHGMEYYENKNDFVSVGFNSRMTEMQAAIGIVQMYKIDEIISKRQKLAQLYTELLSKVSWIKTPQTINGANHIYQSYVILLKTGINRDRLIDKLRELGIETNIGTYAIHQTKYYRNKYGFNANDFPNARIAFEQSMALPLYPKMTEDDLIHISQKLIEVGNRQ; encoded by the coding sequence GGGTCTTTTGGAGACCTTGGGTGCTTCAGTTTTCATCCTCGCAAGGTAATCACTACAGGTGAAGGGGGTATAATTACTACCAATAATGATGAATTAGATGACAAGTTACGAAAACTAAGGAATCATGGAATGGAATATTACGAAAACAAAAACGATTTTGTTTCAGTCGGTTTTAATAGCAGAATGACTGAAATGCAGGCGGCGATTGGAATTGTTCAGATGTATAAGATAGATGAAATTATATCTAAACGGCAAAAATTAGCACAACTTTACACCGAACTGTTATCAAAAGTATCATGGATTAAAACTCCACAGACAATTAATGGTGCAAATCATATTTACCAGTCTTATGTAATCCTTCTCAAAACTGGTATTAATAGAGATAGGTTAATAGACAAATTAAGAGAGTTAGGAATAGAAACTAATATTGGTACTTATGCTATACATCAAACCAAATACTATAGAAACAAGTATGGTTTTAATGCTAATGATTTTCCTAATGCACGAATTGCTTTTGAGCAAAGCATGGCATTACCTTTGTATCCGAAAATGACAGAAGATGACTTGATACATATAAGTCAAAAACTTATAGAGGTAGGAAATAGGCAATGA
- a CDS encoding DegT/DnrJ/EryC1/StrS aminotransferase family protein, producing MIRLTIPEIDNEEIEAVRKVLNSGWLIQGEKVKQFEKLVADFVGVQHAIAVNSGTSALHLSLLSLGLLEGDEIITSDFTFTATANVIEIVRAKPIFVDIDLNTYNLDVSQIEKKITHHTKVIIPVHLYGQVADMKTILDLAHRYNLKIIEDAAPALGSTYKINDEVRKAG from the coding sequence ATGATTAGGCTTACAATACCTGAAATTGATAACGAGGAAATTGAAGCTGTTAGAAAGGTATTAAACTCAGGATGGTTGATTCAGGGCGAAAAGGTAAAACAATTTGAAAAATTAGTAGCAGATTTTGTGGGCGTCCAGCATGCTATAGCAGTTAATTCAGGAACATCTGCTCTACATTTGTCACTCTTATCATTAGGTCTGTTGGAGGGTGATGAGATAATTACCTCTGATTTCACCTTTACGGCTACGGCTAATGTGATAGAGATAGTTAGAGCAAAACCAATATTTGTAGATATTGATTTGAATACTTATAACCTTGATGTATCTCAAATAGAAAAGAAAATTACTCATCATACAAAAGTTATTATACCAGTACACCTTTATGGACAGGTAGCAGATATGAAAACGATCCTTGATTTAGCTCACAGGTATAATTTAAAAATTATAGAAGATGCTGCTCCTGCTTTGGGCTCGACATATAAGATAAATGACGAAGTGAGAAAAGCAGGG
- a CDS encoding GDP-mannose 4,6-dehydratase yields the protein MDIQKEKIRNKIFFITGGAGFIGSSFIKEIIENNEVIVYDNLDRDSLTKREFFHSKNLTLIKGDILNFSKLKKSIPKDINFVIHMAAIAGVDTVIKNPVKTMEINIIGTYNLLKALYEKKLIKKIERFINFSTSEVFGVNAIRVEEKQPSNLQPVGEARWNYAISKLAGEFLTFSYYDKFGLNCTILRPFNIYGPGQIGEGAIHHFVVRAIKNEPLLIHGNGDQIRSWCYIDDMVEGIKLCIIKEKAIGEVFHIGNPRGTITVLSLAEKIVQLANSKSKLIYIEKKYSDVEIRIPDIRKSMQLLHFKPKVDLNEGIKKTIEWYKKQEIL from the coding sequence ATGGACATACAAAAAGAAAAAATTAGAAATAAAATATTTTTTATAACTGGTGGAGCAGGATTTATTGGTTCCAGTTTTATAAAAGAAATTATTGAAAATAATGAAGTTATTGTTTATGACAATTTAGATAGGGATTCATTAACAAAAAGAGAGTTTTTCCATTCTAAAAATCTTACTTTAATAAAAGGTGATATTCTTAACTTTTCTAAACTTAAAAAATCAATACCCAAGGACATTAATTTTGTTATACATATGGCTGCAATTGCTGGTGTAGATACAGTAATAAAAAACCCAGTGAAAACAATGGAAATAAATATAATAGGCACTTATAATTTGTTAAAAGCACTTTATGAAAAAAAACTTATAAAAAAAATTGAAAGATTTATTAACTTTTCTACAAGTGAAGTTTTTGGTGTAAATGCAATTAGAGTAGAAGAAAAACAACCTTCTAATTTACAACCAGTTGGAGAAGCAAGATGGAATTATGCTATAAGTAAATTAGCAGGTGAATTTTTAACATTTAGTTATTATGATAAATTTGGATTAAATTGTACTATTTTAAGACCTTTTAATATTTATGGTCCAGGACAAATTGGGGAAGGAGCAATTCATCATTTTGTTGTAAGGGCAATAAAAAATGAGCCATTATTAATTCATGGAAATGGAGATCAAATAAGGTCATGGTGTTATATTGATGATATGGTTGAAGGTATTAAATTATGCATAATTAAAGAAAAAGCGATAGGGGAGGTTTTCCATATTGGAAACCCAAGAGGTACAATTACAGTTTTGTCCTTAGCTGAAAAAATAGTGCAATTAGCCAATTCAAAATCAAAGTTAATATATATAGAAAAAAAATATTCAGATGTTGAAATAAGGATTCCAGATATTAGAAAATCAATGCAACTTTTACACTTTAAACCAAAAGTTGATTTAAATGAAGGAATTAAAAAAACTATTGAATGGTATAAAAAACAGGAGATTTTATGA
- the wecB gene encoding UDP-N-acetylglucosamine 2-epimerase (non-hydrolyzing), which produces MKLLSIVGARPQFIKLMPLVREFKKSSFKSSHVHKILHTGQHYDYLMNKLFFDEFGLPQPDYNLEIGSGLHGYQTGEMLKKIESVLLNEKFDIVIVYGDTNSTLAGALASVKLKIPVAHIESGLRSYNKHMPEEINRVLTDHISDFLFCPTSTAVENLRREGIKRNIFLVGDIMFDSLKISLMIAEKKKIEIIEKLNLKPKEYILATIHRAENTDNKEKLCNIFSYFGEISNKIMPVIVPLHPRTKKMLGLYEKEKDFKKIKIIEPVSYFEMLMLEKKAKIILTDSGGVQKEAFWLGIPCITLRDETEWVETVKTGKNILVGTDKKRILRAVKKFYKLDNTSSSKINKKKNVSLKILKILFSKTK; this is translated from the coding sequence ATGAAATTATTAAGCATAGTAGGAGCAAGACCACAATTTATAAAACTTATGCCATTAGTTAGAGAATTTAAAAAATCATCTTTTAAGTCCTCTCATGTACATAAAATTCTTCATACAGGACAACACTATGACTATCTTATGAATAAACTTTTTTTTGATGAATTTGGTCTACCACAACCAGATTATAATTTAGAAATTGGTTCTGGGCTACATGGTTATCAAACAGGAGAAATGTTAAAGAAAATAGAAAGCGTGCTATTAAATGAAAAATTTGATATTGTTATTGTTTATGGAGACACAAATTCAACATTGGCAGGTGCTTTAGCATCTGTAAAATTAAAAATTCCTGTGGCACATATTGAATCTGGATTAAGAAGTTATAACAAACATATGCCAGAAGAAATAAACAGGGTTTTAACAGACCATATATCTGATTTTCTTTTTTGCCCAACTTCAACTGCAGTAGAAAATTTAAGAAGAGAAGGAATTAAGAGGAATATATTTCTTGTAGGCGATATTATGTTTGATTCATTAAAAATATCTCTTATGATAGCAGAAAAGAAAAAAATAGAAATAATAGAAAAGTTAAATTTAAAACCAAAAGAATATATACTTGCTACTATTCATAGAGCAGAAAATACAGATAATAAAGAAAAATTATGTAATATCTTTTCATATTTTGGAGAAATATCAAATAAAATAATGCCAGTTATAGTTCCACTTCATCCAAGAACAAAAAAGATGTTAGGGTTATATGAAAAAGAAAAAGATTTTAAAAAAATAAAAATAATAGAGCCCGTCTCTTACTTTGAAATGTTAATGCTTGAAAAAAAAGCAAAAATTATACTGACAGATTCAGGCGGAGTACAAAAAGAAGCATTTTGGTTAGGAATACCCTGTATAACATTAAGAGATGAAACGGAATGGGTTGAAACAGTGAAAACAGGTAAAAATATACTTGTTGGAACAGATAAAAAGAGAATTTTAAGGGCAGTAAAGAAGTTTTATAAATTGGATAATACATCTTCAAGTAAAATAAACAAAAAGAAAAATGTCTCTTTAAAAATTCTAAAAATTTTGTTTTCAAAAACAAAATAA
- a CDS encoding DegT/DnrJ/EryC1/StrS family aminotransferase, producing MDNKKQIPVVDLKLEYDYMKDEINSAIQKCLEHQKWILGPEVNDLEEKISNYLSVKYCIGTSSGTEALVLSLRGLAIKLKGREFFNKEDLIITTPFTFTATGDSILRSGATPLFVDVDLNTYNIDVSKIDDVLTKSPYKGKIIGILPVHLYGLASNMDKIMEIAQKYNLFVVEDTAQAFGGSWKGKKLGSIGNCGCLSFFPTKNLGGFGDGGMISTNDEEINDIIRCLIKHGGKDKYNVEHIGYNARLDTIQAAILLAKLKYVEEFNKKRREIANIYNENFKDIEEIETPADLEEGYNVYHQYTIKVRHCKRDEVKKYLEQQGISSMIYYPISLHKMKVFEGRCEIYGSLENSEKLCKEVLSLPIEPLFGRSEIEYIVKKVKEFFKYEK from the coding sequence ATGGATAACAAAAAGCAAATACCAGTCGTTGATTTAAAATTAGAATATGACTATATGAAGGATGAAATAAATTCAGCTATACAAAAATGTTTAGAACACCAGAAATGGATTTTAGGGCCAGAAGTAAATGACTTAGAAGAGAAAATTTCTAATTATCTTTCAGTCAAATATTGTATAGGAACATCTTCTGGGACAGAAGCATTGGTTCTTTCATTAAGAGGTCTTGCAATAAAATTAAAAGGTAGGGAATTTTTTAACAAAGAGGACTTAATAATTACAACCCCTTTTACATTTACAGCCACAGGCGATTCAATTTTAAGAAGTGGAGCAACTCCTTTATTTGTTGATGTTGATTTAAATACATACAATATTGATGTCTCAAAAATTGATGATGTCTTAACTAAATCACCATATAAAGGGAAAATAATAGGAATTTTGCCTGTCCATTTATATGGATTGGCATCAAATATGGATAAGATAATGGAAATTGCACAAAAATATAATCTTTTTGTAGTAGAAGATACTGCACAAGCATTTGGGGGGAGTTGGAAAGGCAAAAAATTGGGTTCTATTGGAAATTGTGGTTGTTTAAGTTTTTTCCCAACGAAGAATTTAGGTGGCTTTGGAGATGGTGGAATGATTAGCACAAATGATGAAGAAATAAATGATATTATAAGATGTCTTATAAAACATGGAGGAAAAGACAAGTATAATGTTGAACATATTGGTTATAATGCTCGTCTTGATACAATTCAGGCAGCAATATTATTGGCAAAACTAAAGTATGTAGAAGAATTTAACAAAAAAAGAAGAGAAATTGCAAACATCTATAATGAGAATTTTAAAGATATTGAAGAAATAGAAACACCAGCAGATTTAGAAGAGGGATATAATGTTTATCATCAGTACACAATAAAAGTAAGACATTGCAAGAGAGATGAAGTAAAAAAATATTTAGAACAACAGGGAATAAGTTCAATGATTTATTATCCTATTTCTTTGCATAAAATGAAAGTATTTGAGGGGAGATGCGAAATTTATGGTTCTCTTGAAAATTCAGAAAAATTATGTAAAGAAGTATTAAGTTTACCAATAGAACCATTATTTGGAAGAAGCGAAATTGAATATATTGTAAAAAAAGTCAAAGAATTTTTTAAATACGAAAAATGA
- a CDS encoding acyltransferase has protein sequence MSKVFIHPTSVIDENVEIGEGTKIWHFSHILKDTVIGENCVIGQNVMIGPDVKVGNGCKIQNNVSIYKGVVLEDYVFCGPSCVFTNVINPRAFIERKNEFMTTIVKKGATIGANATIICGITIGKYALIGAGAVVSKDVSDYALVVGVPAKQIRWVCKCGTTLKFDGKIATCNYCGNKYKLENNILLPVKEK, from the coding sequence ATGAGTAAAGTTTTTATTCATCCGACTTCTGTTATTGATGAAAATGTTGAGATTGGAGAAGGAACAAAAATATGGCATTTTTCTCATATTTTAAAAGATACAGTAATTGGTGAAAATTGTGTAATAGGTCAAAATGTGATGATAGGACCTGATGTCAAAGTAGGCAATGGATGTAAAATTCAAAATAATGTCTCTATCTATAAAGGGGTAGTTTTGGAGGACTATGTTTTTTGTGGTCCCTCCTGTGTTTTTACAAATGTTATAAATCCAAGAGCATTTATTGAAAGGAAAAATGAATTTATGACTACAATTGTAAAGAAAGGAGCAACAATTGGAGCAAATGCAACAATAATCTGTGGGATAACCATAGGTAAATATGCACTTATCGGAGCAGGGGCAGTTGTATCAAAAGATGTTTCTGACTATGCATTAGTTGTTGGAGTCCCTGCAAAACAAATTAGATGGGTTTGTAAATGTGGAACAACATTAAAATTTGATGGAAAAATTGCTACCTGTAATTATTGTGGAAACAAATATAAATTAGAAAATAATATATTATTACCTGTAAAGGAGAAGTAA
- a CDS encoding Gfo/Idh/MocA family oxidoreductase, whose protein sequence is MKIGIIGAGWWGKNLVRVSYELGVLKTVCDIDERTLNDIKVKYNEVKTTKNFDEIFMDKEINGVIISSSAETHYSLVKKAILSGKNVFVEKPLSLKVSDGKEIVELAEKNKIILMVGHILHYHPAVIRMKEMIKYGEIGQIQYIYSNRLNIGRIRNEENILWSFAPHDISLLSSITGQLPDKVFSFGGTYLPHNVEDVTLTFFSFPSGIKGHIFVSWLNPFKEQKFVVVGNKKMIVFDDIEKERKLVVYSHKINWKENEIPTIEKCEGEVIEIEKKEPLKEEIKHFLNCIEKGEKPLTDGREGLGVLAVLEMAEKSLRSN, encoded by the coding sequence ATGAAAATAGGAATAATTGGAGCAGGATGGTGGGGAAAAAATTTAGTAAGAGTTTCTTATGAATTAGGAGTTCTCAAAACTGTTTGTGATATTGATGAAAGAACACTTAATGATATAAAGGTGAAATATAATGAAGTAAAAACAACAAAAAATTTTGATGAAATCTTTATGGATAAAGAAATAAATGGAGTTATTATTTCAAGTTCAGCAGAGACCCATTATTCCCTTGTAAAGAAAGCAATTCTTTCTGGTAAAAATGTTTTTGTGGAAAAGCCACTATCTTTGAAAGTAAGTGATGGCAAAGAAATTGTTGAGTTAGCAGAAAAAAATAAAATTATTTTGATGGTAGGACATATTTTACATTATCATCCAGCAGTAATAAGGATGAAAGAAATGATAAAATATGGAGAAATTGGGCAAATCCAATATATTTATTCAAACCGACTGAATATAGGAAGAATAAGAAATGAAGAAAATATTTTATGGAGTTTTGCTCCTCACGATATTTCTCTTCTTTCATCAATAACAGGACAACTGCCCGATAAGGTTTTTTCTTTTGGAGGGACTTACTTACCTCATAATGTTGAAGATGTTACTTTAACTTTTTTTTCTTTTCCTTCTGGAATAAAAGGTCATATTTTTGTTTCATGGCTTAATCCTTTTAAAGAACAAAAATTTGTTGTTGTCGGAAACAAAAAAATGATTGTTTTTGACGATATTGAGAAAGAAAGAAAACTTGTTGTTTATTCTCATAAAATTAACTGGAAGGAAAACGAAATTCCAACAATAGAAAAATGTGAAGGTGAAGTTATAGAGATAGAAAAAAAAGAGCCATTAAAAGAAGAAATAAAACATTTTTTAAATTGTATTGAAAAAGGTGAAAAACCATTGACAGATGGGAGAGAGGGTTTAGGAGTTCTGGCAGTTCTTGAAATGGCGGAGAAATCATTAAGGAGTAATTGA